The genome window TCATCTGCAGCGACAAACAAAAACATCGGCGGAGTCTCTGCATCAAGTTTCAATTCCGGGGTCAGCACATGATTCTTCCCCTGATCCAAGTATGCTGGGTAAATCAACACGGAGAAATCAGGCCGAGCCGACACGCTGTCCAATGCATCGATCGGATCATAAAGCACCTCTTGATAACGCGTGCTGGCTCGGGCGCTTAAACTCCCGCCGGCAGAGAACCCTAATATCCCTATTCTATTCACATCCAGCTCCCATCGTTCACTCATTCCCCTCACCATCCGAATCGCGCGTTGCGCATCCTGCAGCGCGCCCACCCGCTTCCGGGGCACCCGATATTGCAGCACAAAGGCGGTATACCCGAGCTCACTTAACCACTTCGCAACCTCATACCCTTCGTGATCAATCGCCAAAATACCATAGCCACCTCCAGGGCAAACAATGACAGCCGCCCCATTTCGATTTTCATGGCTTGGCTCATAAACGACCAACGCAGGATTCGTCACCTGACTAATACGAGTCACGCCACCTCGTCGATTATCGGAAATCTCCGGTGACGCCTTAGCCGTCGTTTCCCCTGGAACCGAATTCGGCCACAAATACAGGATCTCACGATCCTTCTGCGCATGACCGATGCTGCCTAGGAATAAACATAGTAAGGTTACATATACTGTTTTCATATATTACGAAGCTAAGAAACGAGTGGCAGGAACTCATATAATTAGCCTATCAAGCAAGCAATCCTCAATCACGTGGCCGACATCACCAAACAGTGCAAACTCATCCTTAATTTTTCGTTTGCCTTCTATGATTGCCGATTGATCCTCTGCAGCGCGTTACGCACCAAATATTGAA of Lentimonas sp. CC4 contains these proteins:
- a CDS encoding alpha/beta hydrolase, with product MKTVYVTLLCLFLGSIGHAQKDREILYLWPNSVPGETTAKASPEISDNRRGGVTRISQVTNPALVVYEPSHENRNGAAVIVCPGGGYGILAIDHEGYEVAKWLSELGYTAFVLQYRVPRKRVGALQDAQRAIRMVRGMSERWELDVNRIGILGFSAGGSLSARASTRYQEVLYDPIDALDSVSARPDFSVLIYPAYLDQGKNHVLTPELKLDAETPPMFLFVAADDPHANSSLVMSSALRTAKVPFELHVLPEGGHGYGMRAGHRAAETWPKLCEEWLKVTVLK